The DNA sequence AAAGATGTGATTTGCATATTGTGGTTTGAAGTGAGTGTTGAGTTATTGAATGTGTTTATTTAGTAGGACGTTGTTAATCGAACAGTGAATAAAGTAAAGACTTAAATctgatttgtatatatattgttgtttgAAGTGAGTGTTTAATTTCTATGctgacagaaaaagaaaagaaagatggaTTTTGTCAAACAACTGTTTGACAAAGCTGAGCTAAACCCGTTTGTGCCCAAGCGTTGTAAGTTGTTGTACAAGCATGCCAAGACTATTATGAGCCAAACCAATGAGTCGATAAGGACAATGTTGGATGATAGTGTCTTTGGGGTACAGAAACAGCTCTTCATATTGACTGAGAATGTCATTGATCTCTTAGAAATGAATAAGATTGGCCAAGGAGTGATAGCAGCATATATGGCGTAAACACCTTACTCGACACCAaaagcttgaatttttttttctcctttcccAAGTTTCAGCAATTTCATGCTTATTATATATCTTGATACAGGAACCTACATGAGACTCTCCGTGAGAGAGATGAGTTGGATACTTTTGGCTTCATTGATCCGGCAGCCACATATATGTGTGAGAGATCGGAATTTGTCCCTTACTTGGTGAATCGGTTGAAAGATGGTAAGGGTGATCGTATATTTTTAATGGCCTACAATCCGGGGTAAGTTTTCATTTTATACTTTTAGTCATGGATAGCATGGTGCTTAGTTAACCGATTATCATGTGGGTTATGTATTAATGTAGGGAACATTGGATATTGACAATCATTTGGGAAGATGAGATTTATATCGTCGACCCTTTGCCAAAACCAGTGCATTACAAACCATGGGAAAATGCAGTGATAAAGTAAGCTTGATTATGGTTTGTTAATTCACTGTCTTTGTGCACCAAGTGATATTATTGCTGAATATTTCCTTGGTGGTGATGTATGCAGTGCAGTTAAAACTTACAATGCTGAAAAGGGGAGGGTTACCAAAGTGCCTAAGTTAAAATTACTTCCGGTAAGCATAGTATTTGTGGTTGATCGAGTTACAATATATGTTTTACTATGATAATTCTCTTTCTAATTCAATAACATGAATAAATAGGGCACACCTAAGCAGCCGGGTGGAGTTGAGTGTGGCTATTATGTTATGCGGTACATGAAGGATATTATTAATGATGACACGCTTTCGTTTTCAACCAAGGTATAAGCATTGTAATTTGACAAAAAACTATGTTTTTAATATTGGTGTATCATTATGACATACATTGTTATATGTATTTGTAGTGGGCGGTA is a window from the Rosa chinensis cultivar Old Blush chromosome 2, RchiOBHm-V2, whole genome shotgun sequence genome containing:
- the LOC121051431 gene encoding uncharacterized protein LOC121051431, with protein sequence MAYNPGEHWILTIIWEDEIYIVDPLPKPVHYKPWENAVINAVKTYNAEKGRVTKVPKLKLLPGTPKQPGGVECGYYVMRYMKDIINDDTLSFSTKWAVKDRKGYTQQQLDEVRIEVADYLQTLL